In Holophagales bacterium, one DNA window encodes the following:
- the purL gene encoding phosphoribosylformylglycinamidine synthase subunit PurL, which translates to MSTKAEPPVDPSLAASHGLSSEEYERLLALLGRTPTLTELGITAALWSEHCSYKSSRAYLKEFPTSGPRVLQGPGENAGIVDIGHGWVAVFKIESHNHPSYIEPYQGAATGVGGILRDVFTMGARPIACMDSLRFGELDAPRMRSLVDGVVRGVGDYGNCVGIPTVGGETGFHPSFNGNILVNAFALGIARREKIFHARASGVGNPVLYAGSRTGRDGIHGATMASESFDSESEAKRPTVQVGDPFTEKVLLEACLEAMRVDGIVAIQDMGAAGLTSSALEMASRGGVGLRLDLDRVPLREPGLSAYEIMLSESQERMVLVARRGREEAVAKVFRRWGLEVATIGEISGDGRAVIRQGGSTAADLPIRPLTDQAPLYHRPSCEPADLAARQAAPEVPWSGDPADALRRLLATPELASKEWVFRQYDHSVRTNTVAGPGGDAAVLLLKGTPTGLAMTCDVNPVYCYLDPRRGGAQAVAEAVRNLACVGAEPVGLTDCLNFGSPEIPEVMWQFRECVTGMAEACRALEVPVVSGNVSFYNTTEGRSIHPTPTVAMVGVVPMLGNVPEAAFRDPGDRIVLLGHDRTEFGGAAYLRLLHGIEQGRPPVVDLEAERRLAELLRALVAAGLVHTAHDLAEGGLAVAAAECCFARGLGARLRVPLLPPALFSETQARALVAASSRHLDRVLELAQAHGVPALEAGEVGGGELRIEADGFTLRAEVVDLQRIWATALPAALAI; encoded by the coding sequence GTGAGTACGAAGGCGGAGCCCCCGGTGGACCCGTCGCTTGCCGCCTCTCACGGCCTGTCGTCGGAGGAGTACGAGAGACTCCTCGCCCTGCTCGGCCGCACGCCGACGCTCACCGAGCTGGGGATCACGGCGGCGCTCTGGTCGGAGCACTGCTCCTACAAGTCGTCGCGGGCCTACCTCAAGGAGTTCCCGACCAGCGGTCCCCGGGTGCTGCAGGGGCCCGGCGAGAACGCCGGGATCGTCGACATCGGGCACGGCTGGGTGGCGGTCTTCAAGATCGAGAGCCACAACCACCCGAGCTATATCGAGCCCTATCAGGGCGCGGCGACCGGCGTCGGCGGCATCCTGCGCGACGTCTTCACCATGGGCGCGCGGCCGATCGCTTGCATGGACTCTCTGCGCTTCGGCGAGCTCGACGCGCCGCGCATGCGCAGTCTCGTCGACGGCGTGGTGCGCGGCGTCGGCGACTACGGCAACTGCGTCGGGATCCCGACGGTGGGTGGCGAGACCGGCTTCCACCCGAGCTTCAACGGCAACATTCTGGTCAACGCCTTCGCCCTCGGCATCGCACGGCGGGAGAAGATCTTCCACGCCCGGGCGAGCGGCGTCGGCAACCCGGTCCTCTACGCGGGCTCGCGGACCGGCCGCGACGGCATCCACGGGGCCACGATGGCCTCGGAGAGCTTCGATTCCGAGAGCGAGGCGAAGCGGCCCACCGTGCAGGTCGGCGACCCGTTCACCGAAAAGGTGCTCCTCGAGGCCTGTCTCGAGGCGATGCGGGTGGATGGAATCGTGGCCATTCAGGACATGGGGGCGGCCGGCCTGACGAGCTCCGCTCTGGAAATGGCTTCGCGCGGGGGGGTCGGTCTGCGACTCGACCTCGACCGCGTGCCATTGCGCGAGCCCGGGCTCTCGGCCTACGAGATCATGCTCTCGGAATCGCAGGAGCGCATGGTGCTGGTGGCGCGCCGGGGGCGTGAGGAGGCCGTCGCGAAGGTCTTCCGGCGCTGGGGGCTGGAGGTGGCGACGATCGGCGAGATCAGCGGCGACGGACGGGCGGTGATCCGGCAGGGCGGAAGCACTGCCGCCGACCTGCCGATCCGCCCGCTGACCGACCAGGCGCCGCTCTACCATCGGCCGAGCTGCGAACCCGCCGATCTCGCGGCTCGCCAGGCCGCTCCCGAGGTCCCCTGGTCGGGGGATCCCGCCGACGCGCTGCGGCGGCTCCTGGCGACGCCCGAGCTCGCCAGCAAGGAGTGGGTGTTCCGCCAGTACGACCATTCCGTGCGAACCAATACCGTGGCCGGCCCCGGGGGCGACGCGGCGGTCCTGCTGCTCAAGGGGACGCCCACCGGCCTGGCGATGACCTGCGACGTGAACCCGGTGTACTGCTATCTGGACCCGCGTCGTGGTGGTGCGCAGGCGGTCGCGGAGGCCGTGCGCAACCTCGCCTGTGTCGGGGCCGAGCCGGTCGGACTGACCGACTGCCTGAACTTCGGCAGCCCGGAGATCCCCGAGGTGATGTGGCAGTTCCGCGAATGCGTGACGGGCATGGCCGAGGCCTGTCGTGCGCTCGAGGTTCCCGTCGTCTCCGGCAACGTGTCGTTCTACAACACCACCGAGGGCCGTTCGATTCACCCGACACCGACCGTGGCGATGGTCGGCGTCGTGCCGATGCTCGGCAATGTGCCGGAAGCGGCATTTCGAGATCCCGGCGACAGGATCGTCCTGTTGGGGCACGACCGGACGGAGTTCGGCGGCGCAGCCTACCTGCGGCTGTTGCACGGGATCGAGCAGGGACGGCCTCCGGTGGTCGATCTGGAAGCGGAACGGCGCCTTGCCGAGCTCCTGCGGGCGCTGGTCGCCGCGGGGCTGGTGCACACAGCGCACGACCTCGCCGAGGGAGGTCTCGCGGTCGCCGCGGCGGAGTGCTGCTTCGCACGCGGACTGGGGGCCCGGCTCCGTGTGCCGCTCCTTCCGCCGGCGTTGTTCTCGGAAACGCAGGCACGAGCGCTGGTCGCCGCCTCGTCCCGACATCTCGATCGGGTCCTCGAGCTGGCGCAGGCGCACGGTGTCCCCGCTCTCGAAGCCGGCGAAGTCGGAGGCGGCGAGCTGCGGATCGAAGCGGACGGGTTCACCCTCCGGGCCGAGGTGGTCGACCTGCAACGGATCTGGGCCACGGCGCTACCAGCGGCGCTCGCCATCTGA
- a CDS encoding amidophosphoribosyltransferase, protein MCGIFGIDGHDDAANLTYLGLYSLQHRGQESSGIAAWSGSAMATERGMGHVADIFDEGTLGRLPGRSAIGHTRYSTAGSSVMVNAQPIVVRTSMGVFALVHNGNLTNAGELRQNLEREGSIFQTTSDTEVILHLMARQPRRHAVESLMVALEQVEGAFSLLLLTEGGLIAARDRHGFRPLLLGELDGRPCFASESCAFDLLGARNVREIEQGEVVEVRDGQIEVHRLAGVRPPARSCAFEHVYFARPDSRVFGDSVASVRLRLGAQLARESPAPAEAVVPVPDSGLYAALGYSRESGIPLELGLTRNHYVGRTFIEPKQSIRNFGVKVKLNPVREMIAGKRIVLIDDSIVRGTTSRKIVRMMREGGAAEVHLRISSPPTAWPCYYGIDTPRRRELIASRQSLAEIREFVEADSLAFLSLEGLLASLSNPADGYCTACWSGSYPVPIRPGDTRQTELFPQPSAAE, encoded by the coding sequence ATGTGCGGCATCTTCGGAATCGACGGCCACGACGACGCGGCGAATCTGACCTATCTGGGGCTCTACTCCCTGCAGCACCGCGGGCAGGAGAGCTCCGGCATCGCCGCGTGGAGCGGGTCGGCGATGGCCACCGAACGCGGCATGGGCCACGTCGCGGACATCTTCGACGAGGGCACGCTCGGCCGGCTTCCCGGCAGGAGCGCCATCGGGCACACGCGCTATTCGACGGCGGGCTCGAGCGTCATGGTCAACGCGCAGCCGATCGTCGTCCGCACCTCGATGGGAGTCTTCGCGCTGGTGCACAACGGGAACCTGACGAACGCCGGAGAGCTGCGGCAGAACCTCGAGCGCGAGGGCTCGATCTTCCAGACCACCAGCGACACCGAGGTGATCCTGCACCTGATGGCTCGACAACCGCGACGCCACGCGGTTGAGTCGCTGATGGTGGCTCTCGAGCAGGTCGAGGGGGCCTTTTCCCTGCTCCTGCTCACCGAAGGCGGACTGATCGCGGCGCGGGACCGCCACGGCTTCCGTCCATTGCTGCTCGGTGAGCTCGACGGACGACCTTGCTTCGCCTCGGAGAGCTGTGCCTTCGACCTCCTCGGCGCACGCAACGTGCGCGAGATCGAGCAGGGCGAAGTCGTCGAAGTCCGCGACGGACAGATCGAGGTTCACCGCCTCGCCGGCGTCCGTCCGCCGGCGCGCAGTTGCGCGTTCGAGCACGTCTACTTCGCCCGTCCGGACAGCCGCGTGTTCGGCGATTCGGTGGCCAGCGTCCGGCTCCGACTCGGAGCGCAGCTCGCCCGCGAGTCGCCAGCGCCGGCCGAGGCGGTGGTCCCGGTGCCGGACAGCGGCCTCTACGCGGCGCTCGGCTACAGCCGCGAGTCCGGAATTCCGCTCGAGCTCGGCCTGACACGCAACCACTACGTCGGGCGGACATTCATCGAGCCGAAGCAGTCGATCCGGAATTTCGGCGTCAAGGTCAAGCTGAACCCGGTGCGCGAGATGATTGCCGGCAAGCGCATCGTCCTCATCGACGACTCGATCGTGCGCGGGACGACCTCGCGCAAGATCGTTCGCATGATGCGAGAAGGCGGAGCGGCGGAGGTCCACCTTCGTATCTCCTCGCCGCCGACGGCGTGGCCCTGCTACTACGGGATCGACACGCCGCGACGACGCGAGCTCATCGCCTCGCGACAGTCCCTGGCCGAGATTCGCGAGTTCGTCGAGGCCGACAGCCTCGCATTCCTGTCGCTCGAGGGCCTGCTGGCCAGTCTCTCGAATCCGGCGGACGGCTACTGCACGGCTTGCTGGTCGGGAAGTTATCCGGTGCCGATCCGGCCGGGTGACACGCGACAGACCGAGCTCTTCCCTCAACCCTCCGCCGCGGAGTAG
- a CDS encoding phosphoribosylformylglycinamidine cyclo-ligase: MKRTKNAYAAAGVDIDAQERGLEEVKRLARSTFTDGVLSDVGLFGGLFRPDLGGMGEPVLVASADGVGTKLAVARQAGDYSTVGRDLVNHCVNDILVQGAAPLFFLDYVGSGVLEPERLAELVRGVANGCRANGCALLGGETAEMPGFYQPGDYELVGFVVGLVDRAHVLDGSRVRAGDLLVGLPSAGLHTNGYSLARRILFEQRGLRLGDRIPECDDRRPVGEILLAPHLSYLDALRPLLRCPGLHALAHITGGGITDNLPRVLPAGLQAHIRYGSWEISPIFEALERLGGVELEEMLRVFNMGIGMIAVVAPEALGEFLSGLRARQQRSFVIGQIVEGTGGVAYDLGVLPEDGGAV; the protein is encoded by the coding sequence GTGAAGAGAACGAAGAACGCCTATGCGGCCGCAGGCGTCGACATCGACGCCCAGGAGCGCGGTCTCGAAGAAGTCAAGCGCCTGGCGCGGAGCACCTTTACCGACGGCGTGCTTTCCGACGTCGGACTCTTCGGTGGTCTCTTCCGCCCGGATCTCGGCGGAATGGGCGAGCCGGTGCTGGTCGCCTCGGCGGACGGTGTGGGCACCAAGCTCGCGGTGGCGCGACAGGCCGGGGATTACTCCACGGTCGGCCGCGACCTGGTGAACCATTGCGTGAACGACATCCTGGTGCAGGGAGCGGCGCCGCTCTTCTTCCTCGACTACGTCGGATCGGGAGTCCTCGAGCCGGAGCGCCTGGCGGAGCTGGTGCGCGGGGTCGCGAACGGCTGCCGCGCGAACGGTTGCGCGCTGCTCGGCGGCGAGACGGCGGAGATGCCGGGGTTCTACCAGCCGGGCGACTACGAGCTCGTCGGCTTCGTCGTCGGTCTCGTCGATCGTGCCCACGTCCTCGACGGGTCGCGGGTGCGGGCGGGCGATCTCCTCGTCGGCCTGCCTTCCGCCGGACTGCACACGAACGGATACTCGCTGGCCCGTCGGATCCTGTTCGAGCAGCGGGGGCTGCGGCTCGGCGATCGCATTCCGGAGTGCGATGACCGTCGCCCGGTTGGAGAGATCCTCCTCGCGCCGCACCTCTCCTATCTCGACGCCCTGCGTCCGTTGCTGAGATGTCCGGGATTGCATGCATTGGCCCACATTACCGGGGGCGGCATCACCGACAACCTGCCGCGCGTGCTGCCGGCCGGGCTCCAGGCCCACATCCGCTACGGGAGCTGGGAGATCTCGCCGATCTTCGAAGCGCTCGAGCGTCTCGGCGGAGTCGAGCTCGAGGAGATGCTGCGGGTCTTCAACATGGGGATCGGCATGATCGCCGTCGTCGCTCCGGAAGCGCTCGGGGAGTTCCTGAGCGGCCTGAGGGCACGACAGCAGCGATCGTTCGTCATCGGGCAGATCGTCGAAGGAACCGGAGGAGTGGCCTACGACCTCGGCGTCTTGCCGGAGGACGGAGGTGCCGTGTGA
- a CDS encoding phosphoribosylglycinamide formyltransferase: MARIGVLISGRGSNMEALAEGCERGDIPAKIVVVISHRAEAAGLERARARGLATAVVAPRDYADRSAFERELARRLQLHGVEWVCLAGFMRLLSSEFLAAFPDRVVNIHPSLLPAFPGLDAQHQALEHGAKITGCTVHLVDAGLDSGPIVAQRAIEIDEDDTVESLSSRLLLAEHETYTRAMRLLLGEEWSTEGRRVRFRRPGEKSSESDC, translated from the coding sequence CTGGCACGCATCGGCGTGTTGATCTCGGGACGCGGTAGCAACATGGAGGCGCTTGCCGAAGGGTGCGAGCGCGGCGACATCCCGGCGAAGATCGTCGTGGTGATCAGCCACCGCGCCGAAGCGGCTGGCCTCGAGCGAGCGCGAGCCCGTGGGCTCGCGACCGCGGTCGTCGCCCCGCGCGACTACGCCGATCGCTCCGCGTTCGAGCGCGAGCTTGCAAGACGCCTGCAGCTGCACGGCGTCGAATGGGTTTGCCTCGCGGGATTCATGCGCCTGCTCTCGAGTGAGTTTCTCGCCGCGTTTCCCGATCGGGTCGTCAACATCCATCCCAGTCTGCTGCCGGCATTCCCTGGGCTCGACGCCCAGCATCAGGCCCTCGAACATGGGGCGAAGATCACGGGCTGCACCGTGCATCTCGTGGACGCCGGTCTAGACAGCGGGCCGATCGTCGCGCAACGAGCGATCGAGATCGACGAAGACGACACGGTGGAGTCGCTGAGCAGCCGCCTGTTGCTCGCCGAACACGAGACCTACACGCGGGCGATGCGCCTTCTGCTCGGCGAGGAGTGGTCGACAGAAGGGCGCCGAGTGAGGTTCCGCCGGCCCGGGGAGAAATCCTCCGAATCAGACTGTTGA
- a CDS encoding cob(I)yrinic acid a,c-diamide adenosyltransferase produces the protein MPRLTRIYTRTGDDGSTGLGTSRRVGKDSLRVEAYGCVDELSSQLGLAMALGPSPETREVLRRVQHELFNAGSDLAVPEDDKRDLAVPVLEERHVHALELWIDAMLAELAPLENFVLPGGTAPAAALHVARAVCRRAERRAVALSRVEPVGASVVRYLNRLSDALFVAARLENLRAGSPDVLWDSRS, from the coding sequence ATGCCTCGGCTCACGCGCATCTACACCCGTACGGGTGATGACGGATCGACGGGACTTGGCACTTCGCGACGAGTCGGCAAAGATTCGCTCCGTGTCGAAGCGTACGGCTGCGTCGACGAGCTGAGCTCTCAGCTCGGGCTGGCGATGGCTCTCGGCCCTTCGCCGGAGACGAGAGAGGTCCTTCGCCGGGTTCAACACGAGCTGTTCAACGCCGGCAGCGACCTGGCAGTCCCCGAGGATGACAAGCGGGACCTCGCGGTTCCCGTGCTCGAGGAGCGCCATGTGCACGCGCTCGAGCTTTGGATTGATGCCATGCTGGCCGAGCTCGCGCCGCTGGAGAACTTCGTGCTTCCTGGAGGAACCGCTCCAGCCGCGGCGCTGCACGTGGCGCGGGCGGTCTGCCGACGGGCGGAACGGCGAGCCGTGGCGTTGTCCCGGGTCGAACCGGTGGGCGCTTCGGTGGTGCGCTATCTCAACCGGCTTTCGGACGCCCTGTTCGTCGCTGCGCGACTGGAGAACCTCCGGGCGGGTAGCCCAGACGTCCTGTGGGACAGTCGTTCCTAG
- a CDS encoding 1-acyl-sn-glycerol-3-phosphate acyltransferase → MRSLVSFLLLSCFHGLSRIFYRHEVSWVDGSPTEPWTLCDRIRVVAILNHTSLYEVLFAGAVPLRFHLRAARHGVVAVAEKTLKRPLVGKLFRFIAAHVVSVTRERDHTWQAVLKRIGPESMVLILPEGRMMRANGLDANGQPMTVRGGISDILEAVDDGYMLLAYSGGLHHVQVPGQLLPRLFQSIRMRFELVEVAAYKGDRSAEAAESKVSFKRRVVEDLERRRDLHCPVARPRP, encoded by the coding sequence TTGCGCTCGCTCGTTTCCTTTCTGCTGCTCTCCTGTTTTCACGGGCTCTCGCGGATCTTCTATCGCCACGAGGTCTCCTGGGTCGACGGGAGCCCGACCGAGCCCTGGACGCTCTGCGACCGCATTCGCGTCGTGGCGATCCTCAACCACACCAGCCTTTACGAGGTCCTCTTCGCCGGAGCCGTGCCGCTGCGTTTCCACCTGCGCGCCGCACGCCACGGCGTGGTGGCCGTCGCCGAGAAGACGCTCAAGCGGCCGCTCGTCGGCAAGCTCTTCCGCTTCATCGCCGCTCATGTCGTCTCCGTCACTCGCGAACGCGACCACACCTGGCAGGCGGTGCTGAAGCGCATCGGTCCCGAATCGATGGTCCTGATCTTGCCGGAGGGACGGATGATGCGGGCCAATGGCCTCGACGCCAACGGGCAGCCGATGACCGTGCGCGGGGGAATCTCCGACATCCTCGAGGCGGTCGACGACGGCTACATGTTGCTCGCCTACAGCGGGGGGCTGCACCACGTGCAGGTGCCCGGACAGCTTCTGCCAAGACTCTTCCAGTCGATCCGGATGCGTTTCGAGCTCGTCGAGGTCGCCGCCTACAAGGGCGACCGCTCCGCCGAGGCGGCCGAGAGCAAGGTCTCGTTCAAGCGCCGCGTCGTCGAGGACCTCGAGCGGCGACGCGATCTCCATTGTCCGGTCGCTCGCCCCCGACCCTGA
- the pilB gene encoding type IV-A pilus assembly ATPase PilB, with protein sequence MASNRLGDLLVQSGKITQQQLQQGLASQKDKGGRLGSNLVKLGILNEKELVEFLSQHFGVPAIDLNRVEIDEGVIKIIPADVARKYTILPVTKVGAKLTIAMIDPTNVFAMDDIKFMTGYNVDPVVASETSLRTAIDRYYGSTHAIELKKVMEDLTEPTDASLEVLEEEEDLDLAALEKESEEAPVVRLVNIILTDAIKRGASDIHIEPYEKDYRVRYRIDGVLYEMMRPPLRLREAITSRMKILAKLDIAEKRLPQDGRIKIKTRIQDRVKDLDYRVSVLPTIFGEKVVLRLLDKDNLMLDMTKLGFEPDSLRRFEHAILKPFGMVLVTGPTGSGKTNTLYSALQRINTPEVNIITAEDPVEFNLAGINQVQMKEQIGLNFATALRSFLRQDPNIILVGEVRDFETAEVAIKAAMTGHLVLSTLHTNDAPSSINRLMNMGIEPFLVATSVHMIVAQRLVRRVCSFCKEPAEVPPAALMEVGFSERESRTLKLFRGHGCERCSNTGYKGRVGLYEVMEVTDDVREMILSGASSIELRNKAIEGGMMTLRGSGLEKIRNGLTTMEEVVRETVL encoded by the coding sequence ATGGCAAGTAATCGGCTCGGGGATCTTCTCGTCCAGTCCGGCAAGATCACGCAGCAACAGCTGCAGCAGGGTCTTGCCAGCCAGAAGGACAAGGGCGGTCGGCTCGGCTCGAATCTCGTCAAGCTCGGCATCCTCAACGAGAAGGAGCTCGTCGAGTTCCTTTCCCAGCACTTCGGCGTGCCCGCGATCGATCTCAACCGGGTCGAGATCGACGAGGGCGTGATCAAGATCATCCCCGCAGACGTCGCCCGCAAATACACGATCCTCCCCGTCACCAAGGTCGGCGCCAAGCTGACCATCGCGATGATCGACCCGACGAACGTCTTCGCGATGGACGACATCAAGTTCATGACCGGGTACAACGTCGACCCGGTCGTGGCCTCCGAGACCTCGCTGCGCACGGCGATCGACCGCTACTACGGGTCGACCCACGCCATCGAGCTCAAGAAGGTGATGGAGGACCTGACCGAGCCGACCGACGCTTCGCTCGAAGTGCTCGAAGAGGAGGAGGACCTCGACCTCGCGGCGCTCGAGAAGGAGTCGGAGGAGGCACCGGTCGTCCGGCTGGTGAACATCATCCTGACCGACGCGATCAAGCGCGGCGCCTCCGACATCCATATCGAGCCGTACGAGAAGGACTATCGCGTTCGCTACCGCATCGACGGTGTGCTCTACGAGATGATGCGCCCGCCGCTGCGTCTCCGGGAAGCGATCACCAGCCGCATGAAGATCTTGGCGAAGCTCGACATCGCCGAGAAGCGGCTGCCCCAGGACGGACGGATCAAGATCAAGACCCGCATCCAGGACCGGGTCAAGGACCTCGACTATCGCGTGTCCGTTTTGCCGACGATCTTCGGCGAGAAGGTCGTGCTGCGACTGCTCGACAAGGACAACCTGATGCTCGACATGACGAAGCTCGGGTTCGAACCCGACTCGCTCCGTCGTTTCGAGCATGCGATCCTGAAGCCGTTCGGCATGGTCCTCGTCACCGGGCCGACCGGTTCCGGCAAGACGAATACGCTTTACTCCGCCCTGCAGCGGATCAACACCCCCGAGGTCAACATCATCACAGCCGAGGACCCGGTCGAGTTCAATCTCGCCGGCATCAACCAGGTGCAGATGAAGGAGCAGATCGGGCTGAATTTCGCCACGGCCCTGCGTTCCTTCCTCCGGCAGGACCCGAACATCATCCTGGTGGGCGAGGTTCGCGATTTCGAGACCGCCGAGGTAGCGATCAAGGCCGCGATGACGGGTCACCTCGTGCTCTCGACCCTCCACACGAACGACGCGCCCTCGTCGATCAACCGACTGATGAACATGGGGATCGAGCCGTTCCTGGTCGCGACGTCGGTGCACATGATCGTGGCGCAGCGTCTGGTGCGGCGCGTCTGTTCGTTCTGCAAGGAGCCGGCCGAGGTTCCGCCGGCGGCGCTCATGGAGGTCGGATTCTCCGAGCGCGAGTCGCGCACGTTGAAGCTCTTCCGCGGCCACGGCTGCGAGCGCTGCAGCAATACCGGCTACAAGGGGCGCGTCGGACTCTACGAGGTGATGGAGGTCACCGACGACGTGCGGGAGATGATCCTCTCGGGCGCGAGCTCGATCGAGTTGCGGAACAAGGCGATCGAGGGGGGCATGATGACCCTCCGCGGCAGCGGCCTGGAGAAGATCCGCAACGGACTCACGACGATGGAAGAAGTCGTTCGCGAGACGGTCCTCTGA
- a CDS encoding glycosyltransferase family 9 protein, translating into MSAPLRVLLVRTSSLGDVVHTLPVLSALRRSWPSARIAWVVEEAYVPMLEGHPDLDVILPVALRRWRRSPLRRQVREEVATALARLSDFGADLALDLMGSFKGAALAAASYAPRRIGLRFADRREGASALFINEPCPARGAHAVERQLSLLLHLGIGSTPVVFEGEKLFRRHGASLPPEASGEPFVYIHPGAAWGNKQLPASTWRAVAVLLRRRLGLRVLVGAGPGEEDLAREVAAHDGAEVVGARSLAELGAVARRARLFLGGDTGPVHLAHALGTPVVCVMGPTDPERHGPYGSPASVVSLGLPCSPCHRRMDDSRACLVGIRPEQIADAAVRLLAPRREV; encoded by the coding sequence GTGAGCGCACCCCTCCGGGTCCTGCTCGTCCGCACCAGCTCGCTCGGCGACGTCGTCCACACCCTCCCCGTGCTTTCGGCGCTGCGCCGCTCCTGGCCTTCGGCTCGCATCGCCTGGGTCGTCGAGGAGGCCTACGTGCCGATGCTCGAGGGTCACCCCGACCTCGACGTGATCCTCCCGGTCGCGCTGCGGCGCTGGCGCCGATCGCCCTTGCGGCGGCAAGTTCGGGAAGAGGTGGCCACTGCGCTCGCACGCCTGTCCGACTTCGGCGCCGACCTCGCGCTCGATCTGATGGGGAGCTTCAAGGGTGCGGCACTGGCCGCCGCCTCCTACGCGCCGCGGCGCATCGGCCTGCGTTTCGCGGATCGTCGCGAGGGTGCGAGCGCGCTCTTCATCAACGAGCCTTGCCCTGCACGCGGGGCGCATGCGGTCGAACGCCAGCTGTCGCTGCTGCTCCACCTGGGCATCGGGTCCACACCGGTCGTCTTCGAGGGTGAGAAGCTCTTTCGCCGCCACGGCGCGTCGCTTCCCCCAGAGGCAAGCGGCGAACCCTTCGTCTACATTCACCCCGGCGCGGCCTGGGGAAACAAGCAGCTACCTGCTTCGACGTGGCGAGCGGTCGCAGTGCTGCTCCGCCGGCGGCTCGGTTTGCGCGTGCTGGTGGGTGCGGGCCCCGGAGAGGAGGATCTGGCACGCGAAGTCGCAGCGCACGATGGCGCCGAGGTCGTCGGCGCCCGGTCGCTCGCCGAGCTGGGCGCGGTGGCGCGGCGAGCCCGGCTCTTTCTGGGCGGCGACACCGGTCCGGTCCACCTGGCTCACGCGCTGGGTACTCCGGTCGTGTGCGTGATGGGACCAACCGACCCGGAGCGGCACGGACCGTATGGGTCGCCTGCGTCGGTCGTGAGCCTGGGACTCCCCTGCAGCCCCTGCCATCGACGCATGGACGATTCGCGCGCCTGCCTCGTGGGCATCCGACCCGAGCAGATCGCCGACGCCGCAGTGCGCCTTCTCGCACCGCGTCGTGAGGTTTGA
- a CDS encoding adenylyltransferase/cytidyltransferase family protein, whose translation MGRLVSLEELEAALAPLRRAGRKVAFANGHFDLVHVGHLRYLAAARQEGDLLVVAINDDASVARLKGAGRPIVPAEERGELLAGFSVVDFVVVFSGDSPAPLLARLQPDVHCKGTDYGTPERVPEHATVRAYGGRTVLVGDPKDHATSDLIARVRALP comes from the coding sequence ATGGGTCGCCTGGTAAGCCTCGAGGAGCTCGAGGCCGCTCTCGCTCCGCTGCGCCGCGCCGGCCGCAAGGTGGCCTTCGCCAACGGGCATTTCGACCTCGTCCACGTCGGCCACCTGCGCTACCTCGCGGCCGCCCGGCAGGAAGGCGACCTGCTGGTCGTCGCGATCAACGACGACGCCTCGGTCGCCCGGCTGAAGGGTGCGGGGAGGCCGATCGTCCCGGCCGAGGAGCGCGGCGAGTTGCTCGCCGGCTTCTCCGTCGTCGACTTCGTGGTCGTCTTCTCGGGCGACAGCCCTGCGCCACTGCTCGCGCGGCTGCAGCCGGACGTGCACTGCAAGGGCACCGACTACGGGACGCCCGAGCGCGTCCCAGAACACGCCACCGTTCGCGCGTACGGTGGCCGCACGGTGCTGGTCGGCGACCCGAAGGATCACGCCACCAGCGACCTGATCGCCAGGGTCCGCGCCCTGCCGTGA